A genomic stretch from Lepisosteus oculatus isolate fLepOcu1 chromosome 7, fLepOcu1.hap2, whole genome shotgun sequence includes:
- the met gene encoding hepatocyte growth factor receptor isoform X2: MKTDLSRAAFIFLIFWDRVVQTKGECEEVLRNSEVNLTVKYDLPSFVADTFIQNLVVFKGHIYLGAVNKIHMLTEDLQKLSEYKTGPVRESKDCQPCRDCKDKANSTVSVLKDNINIALLVETYYDDELFSCGTVSNGICQRHVLADDLPDLNSDVQCMFSPKTNGGQHGCPDCIVSPSGTQVLNVQSNGIVIFFVGNTATPSLPWQPLQHSISVRRMKETQDGFSFFSDQSYMDIIPELRDGYPIKYVHAFTSGPYAYFLTVQKETASSQSFHTRIVRICSSDTELRRYVEMPLECILTEKRRKRSTRTETFNVLQAAYVAKPGEALAEEMGLSMDDDVLFAVFARSKPDSPEPANKSAVCAVPIKVLNRFINAEIRKCYTKQLYHFKGSHEKQCYNVSLPDDTSGCGKHGEGYQLEVTTTMQRLDLFFGQFSNVLLTSIAVFTRGEFTVANLGTSEGRVIQVVISRSGQRTPHVNFQLDTLPVSPEVAVVSAEKPDGFSLLITGNKITKVPLWGPGCDHFLSCSSCLLAPVFMSCGWCQDRCSRAHQCSPGLWTQETCPPAISKISPLSAPLGGGTKLTICGRDFGFNKSEKFDSRKIAIDVGGSPCKLDTRSSNSNKLVCSLGEVKSKRNNVDIEVHSGNHAAKVKGFSYVNPVINEIFPVSGPKSGGTILSLKGAFLDSGNARQITVGNSVCVLESVSETLLKCKTPPQTAPSQFPVKLKIDSTLLEAPSYTYNEDPFISNIQPSRSFISGGSTVSAHGVYLHSAHSLQMVIVPPQEGKEFQVACTQGEDKHVIYCPTPSLKDLKLLPPVVTKVSFIFDGFATRQFDLLYVEDPKFEEFEKPKITSRGNKNILEIKVPQLDKVAVQGEVLKVSNRSCENIHLVGNTIVCTVPMELQAGNNELEVEWKQAMSSVVLGKVMLAQEQDYTGLIGGVTSVSILLLVVLGLFMWMRKKKHIEDLDEGMVWYNGRSHTPHLEMLANARSVSPTNEMVSHESVDYRTTLLEDQSQTLSQTESCRLPSYPHSDMSPILSSGETDLATPLLPSSVHIDISSLNPELLKEVQHVVIARDDLLLHLNEVIGRGHFGCVFHGTLLDKEGLKLHCAVKSLNRITDIEEVSQFLKEGIIMKDFSHPNVLSLLGICLPSEGSPLVVLPYMKHGDLRNFIRDESHKGLIGLRI, from the exons ATGAAGACTGACCTTTCAAGagctgcttttatttttctaattttctgGGATCGGGTGGTGCAGACCAAAGGAGAATGCGAGGAGGTTCTGAGGAACTCCGAGGTAAACCTGACTGTCAAGTACGACCTCCCCAGTTTTGTGGCTGACACCTTCATACAAAACCTGGTCGTGTTTAAGGGCCACATCTACCTCGGAGCTGTGAACAAAATTCATATGTTGACTGAAGACCTGCAGAAGCTCTCCGAGTACAAGACGGGACCTGTGCGGGAAAGCAAGGACTGTCAGCCGTGCAGAGATTGTAAAGATAAGGCCAATTCCACTGTAAGTGTACTGAAAGATAACATTAACATAGCCTTGCTTGTTGAAACGTACTACGACGACGAGCTCTTTAGCTGTGGCACGGTCAGCAATGGCATTTGTCAACGCCATGTACTGGCGGATGATCTTCCCGACCTAAACTCGGACGTGCAGTGCATGTTTTCCCCCAAAACCAATGGGGGCCAACACGGGTGCCCCGACTGCATAGTGAGCCCCTCAGGAACCCAGGTCTTGAACGTTCAAAGCAATGGGATTGTGATTTTCTTTGTTGGAAACACGGCGACCCCCTCTCTTCCCTGGCAACCTTTGCAGCACTCTATATCGGTCAGGCGCATGAAGGAAACGCAGGACGGTTTTAGTTTTTTCTCGGACCAGTCCTACATGGATATTATTCCAGAACTGAGGGACGGCTATCCCATTAAATATGTCCACGCCTTTACGAGCGGCCCGTATGCCTACTTTCTGACTGTGCAGAAGGAGACGGCCAGCTCCCAGTCCTTTCACACGAGGATTGTGAGAATATGCTCTTCGGACACCGAGCTACGGCGGTACGTGGAAATGCCTCTGGAGTGCATCTTGACGGAGAAGCGCAGGAAGAGATCAACAAGGACGGAAACCTTCAACGTCCTGCAAGCTGCTTACGTCGCGAAGCCTGGAGAGGCACTGGCGGAAGAGATGGGCCTCTCGATGGATGATGATGTGCTCTTCGCGGTCTTTGCCCGGAGCAAGCCGGATTCTCCCGAGCCGGCGAACAAGTCTGCCGTCTGTGCTGTACCCATTAAAGTGCTTAACAGATTCATCAATGCCGAGATTCGGAAATGCTACACCAAGCAACTGTACCATTTCAAAGGCTCACACGAGAAGCAGTGCTACAATGTG AGCTTGCCAGATGACACATCAGGGTGTGGGAAGCATGGAGAGGGGTACCAGCTGGAAGTCACAACCACCATGCAGCGCCTGGACTTGTTCTTCGGGCAGTTCAGCAACGTCCTGCTGACCTCCATCGCAGTGTTCACCCGGGGGGAGTTCACCGTAGCCAATCTGGGGACTTCTGAGGGCCGAGTTATTCAG GTTGTGATTTCCCGTTCAGGACAAAGAACTCCTCACGTAAATTTCCAGTTGGACACTTTGCCAGTTTCTCCTGAAGTGGCCGTGGTATCGGCTGAAAAACCGGATGGCTTTTCATTGTTGATCACAGGAAACAAG ATCACAAAGGTTCCATTGTGGGGACCAGGATGTGATCATTTCTTGTCCTGCAGCTCATGCCTGTTGGCCCCTGTGTTCATGAGCTGCGGATGGTGCCAGGACCGCTGCTCCAGAGCACACCAGTGCAGCCCTGGCCTCTGGACTCAGGAAACCTGCCCCCCAGCTATCTCTAAG atatctCCACTCAGTGCACCCTTAGGAGGTGGAACAAAGTTAACGATCTGTGGAAGAGATTTTGGTTTCAATAAAAGTGAAAAGTTTGATTCAAGAAAAATCGCTATTGATGTAGGTGGCTCTCCATGTAAACTGGATACAAGAAGCAGCAACAGTAATAA GTTGGTGTGTTCACTGGGGGAGGTGAAGAGCAAACGTAATAATGTTGACATTGAAGTGCACAGTGGGAATCATGCAGCTAAAGTAAAAGGATTTTCTTATGTG AATCCAGTTATAAATGAAATCTTTCCTGTGTCTGGGCCTAAATCTGGAGGAACGATATTAAGCTTAAAAGGAGCATTCTTAGACAGTGGAAACGCCAGACAAATTACTGTTGGAAATTCGGTGTGCGTATTGGAAAG TGTGTCAGAAACTTTGTTGAAATGTAAGACTCCACCTCAGACTGCACCTTCACAATTTCCTGTGAAATTGAAGATTGACTCTACTCTCCTTGAAGCTCCTTCGTACACCTACAATGAAGATCCTTTCATATCCAACATTCAGCCATCAAGGTCCTTTATCAG TGGAGGAAGTACAGTTTCTGCACATGGAGTCTATTTGCACTCTGCTCACTCCCTGCAAATGGTTATTGTCCCACCACAAGAGGGAAAGGAATTTCAAGTG GCATGCACACAAGGTGAAGACAAGCATGTAATCTACTGCCCAACCCCCTCTCTGAAAGACCTGAAGCTTCTGCCTCCTGTGGTGACAAAGGTCTCTTTCATCTTCGATGGTTTTGCCACGAGACAGTTTGACTTACTGTACGTGGAAGATCCGAAATTTGAAGAATTCGAGAAACCGAAAATTACTTCAAGAggcaacaaaaacattttggagaTAAAA GTACCCCAACTGGACAAAGTGGCTGTGCAAGGTGAAGTACTTAAAGTGAGCAACAGGAGCTGTGAGAATATCCATCTGGTGGGAAACACAATAGTGTGCACAGTTCCCATGGAGCTCCAGGCAGGCAACAATGAACTTGAAGTGGAG tggAAGCAAGCAATGTCATCCGTTGTCCTTGGGAAAGTAATGCTTGCCCAGGAGCAGGACTATACTGGGCTTATAGGAGGTGTGACTTCAGTAAGCATCCTGCTCCTTGTGGTGTTGGGTCTCTTCATGTGGAtgaggaaaaagaaacatattgaAG ATTTAGATGAGGGAATGGTTTGGTATAACGGGAGATCCCATACTCCACACTTGGAAATGTTGGCTAATGCAAGGAGTGTCAGCCCGACAAATGAAATGGTTTCCCATGAATCTGTTGATTACAGAACTACTTTGCTTGAGG ATCAGAGTCAGACTCTGTCCCAGACCGAGTCCTGCAGGCTGCCCTCGTACCCGCACTCAGACATGTCCCCGATTCTGTCCAGCGGAGAGACGGATCTAGCCACCCCTCTGCTTCCTTCCTCTGTTCACATCGACATTAGCAGCCTCAACCCCGAGCTCCTGAAGGAAGTTCAGCACGTGGTCATAGCCCGGGATGACCTTCTCCTGCACCTTAATGAAGTCATAGGAAGAG GGCACTTTGGTTGTGTTTTTCATGGAACTCTATTGGATAAAGAGGGCCTGAAACTTCATTGTGCAGTAAAATCTCTTAACA GAATTACAGACATTGAGGAAGTATCTCAGTTTCTCAAAGAAGGAATCATCATGAAAGATTTCAGCCATCCTAATGTTCTCTCACTGCTGGGCATCTGTCTTCCAAGTGAAGGGTCTCCTTTAGTTGTACTGCCCTACATGAAACATGGTGACCTTAGGAACTTCATCAGGGATGAGAGTCAT AAGGGGTTGATTGGGCTCAGGATATGA